The Acidobacteriota bacterium genome includes a window with the following:
- a CDS encoding 50S ribosomal protein L28, whose amino-acid sequence MARRCAICGKGLQFGHNISHAHNLTNRKWRPNLQRVRALVAGVPKKIWICTRCLKSGKVKKAG is encoded by the coding sequence ATGGCAAGACGCTGCGCTATCTGTGGAAAGGGACTTCAATTCGGGCATAATATAAGCCATGCCCACAACCTGACCAATAGAAAATGGCGTCCCAACCTCCAGCGGGTAAGAGCGCTGGTAGCAGGGGTTCCCAAGAAAATATGGATCTGCACCCGGTGTTTAAAGTCGGGTAAGGTGAAAAAAGCCGGTTAA
- a CDS encoding MerR family transcriptional regulator, whose product MEYYTTAQVARIIGITKKTLYTWLKKGKIPEPDRDYRNYRIWTEEDIKNCLSYKNRRIPGGKRVQEAEKSSGKR is encoded by the coding sequence ATGGAATACTATACTACAGCACAAGTAGCTCGGATTATTGGTATTACCAAGAAGACCCTTTATACCTGGTTGAAGAAGGGGAAGATCCCGGAGCCAGATCGTGATTACCGTAATTATCGCATCTGGACTGAGGAGGATATAAAAAACTGCTTGAGCTATAAGAACCGGCGAATACCGGGTGGCAAGCGGGTGCAAGAGGCGGAGAAGAGTTCAGGTAAGAGGTAG